A stretch of the Bradyrhizobium sp. CCBAU 53351 genome encodes the following:
- the rpmG gene encoding 50S ribosomal protein L33, whose product MAKAVTIKVKLVSSADTGFYYVAKKNSRTMTDKLVKKKYDPVARKHVEFREAKIK is encoded by the coding sequence ATGGCCAAAGCGGTCACCATCAAGGTCAAGCTCGTGTCCTCGGCCGACACCGGCTTCTACTACGTCGCCAAGAAGAATTCGCGCACCATGACCGACAAGCTGGTCAAGAAGAAGTACGATCCGGTCGCGCGCAAGCACGTCGAATTCCGCGAAGCCAAGATCAAGTAA
- a CDS encoding DUF983 domain-containing protein: MVTMSTVPKIWTRESGLVEKRDVFAAMKRGFRGRCPRCGEGKLFRAFLKTADNCAKCGLDFTPHRADDLPAYLVIVIVGHIVVPAVLWIETNYTTPVWISFAAYLPFTFVASLALLQPVKGAVVGLQWALRMHGFDESPPDGIPPV; this comes from the coding sequence ATGGTGACGATGAGCACGGTCCCAAAAATCTGGACGCGCGAGAGCGGCCTCGTCGAGAAGCGCGATGTCTTTGCGGCGATGAAGCGCGGCTTTCGCGGCCGCTGCCCGCGCTGCGGCGAAGGCAAGCTGTTCCGCGCCTTCCTGAAGACGGCAGACAATTGCGCCAAATGCGGCCTCGATTTCACGCCGCACCGCGCCGATGACCTGCCCGCCTATCTCGTCATCGTCATCGTCGGCCACATCGTGGTGCCGGCCGTTTTGTGGATCGAGACCAATTACACCACGCCGGTCTGGATCAGCTTCGCGGCCTATCTGCCCTTCACTTTCGTCGCCTCGCTCGCGCTGCTGCAGCCGGTGAAGGGAGCTGTGGTCGGCTTGCAATGGGCTCTGCGTATGCACGGGTTTGACGAGAGCCCTCCCGATGGTATTCCGCCGGTATAG
- a CDS encoding acyltransferase, producing the protein MKSHLPLLDPLRFAAALGVAIFHQMFWSWAWTSIGVPGFERTVAADVIYPSAAAFTWFGWVGVEIFFVISGFVIANSASTSSPGAFLLGRALRLYPAVWVCATATFLVLLLFGTGPASELILPYIHAMLMVPKGVTGQWLDEVYWTLAAETAFYGLVFCAMLTRKITLRHLAFGLTIYSAIFNAVALLVASCTTPSDLPYLVILMFRVPCAAFLLSHGCFFALGIWLFISANRELTALEQFAVVVTCLSGAAEIYVFASFFLTSIPAIADQSALVPIMVWALAVLLIALAARRNRRSAGAAAPEAPAYLRTLGLITYPLYLTHNVIGAAIIRALIDAGFDATSALWIALGLLGLVCWFICAKIEPAIRAALMQALARFGKLPQKQPASRRPAWARGLRFPLPVSMKVKAATS; encoded by the coding sequence GTGAAGAGCCATTTGCCCCTGCTGGATCCACTGCGCTTCGCCGCCGCGCTCGGCGTTGCCATTTTCCACCAGATGTTCTGGTCCTGGGCCTGGACGTCGATCGGTGTCCCCGGCTTCGAGCGCACCGTCGCCGCCGACGTGATCTACCCCTCCGCCGCGGCCTTCACGTGGTTCGGCTGGGTCGGCGTCGAGATCTTTTTCGTGATCTCCGGTTTCGTCATTGCGAATTCCGCGAGCACATCTTCACCGGGCGCGTTTCTGCTCGGCCGCGCGCTCAGGCTCTATCCGGCGGTGTGGGTGTGCGCCACCGCGACCTTCCTCGTCCTGCTGCTGTTCGGCACTGGTCCGGCCTCCGAGCTCATCCTGCCCTACATCCACGCCATGCTGATGGTGCCCAAGGGCGTCACGGGCCAGTGGCTCGACGAGGTCTATTGGACGCTGGCCGCCGAGACGGCGTTCTATGGGCTCGTGTTCTGCGCGATGCTCACGAGGAAGATCACGCTGCGGCACCTGGCCTTCGGCCTCACCATCTACAGCGCGATCTTCAATGCCGTCGCGCTGCTGGTCGCGTCCTGCACGACGCCGTCCGACCTGCCCTATCTGGTCATCCTGATGTTTCGGGTGCCGTGCGCGGCCTTCCTGTTGAGCCATGGCTGCTTCTTTGCGCTGGGGATTTGGCTGTTCATCTCCGCGAACAGGGAATTGACGGCGCTGGAGCAGTTCGCCGTTGTCGTCACCTGTCTCTCGGGCGCCGCGGAGATCTACGTCTTCGCTTCCTTCTTCCTGACCTCGATCCCCGCCATCGCCGATCAATCGGCTCTCGTGCCGATCATGGTCTGGGCGCTTGCCGTGCTCCTCATTGCCCTTGCCGCGAGGAGAAACAGGCGCTCTGCGGGCGCCGCAGCACCCGAAGCACCGGCCTATTTGCGAACGCTGGGACTGATCACCTACCCGCTCTATCTCACCCACAACGTCATCGGCGCGGCGATCATTCGTGCCCTGATCGACGCAGGCTTCGATGCCACCTCGGCACTCTGGATCGCGCTCGGCCTGCTTGGGCTGGTCTGCTGGTTCATCTGCGCGAAGATCGAGCCGGCCATCCGGGCTGCGCTGATGCAAGCCCTCGCGCGTTTCGGCAAGCTGCCGCAGAAGCAGCCCGCATCGCGTCGCCCGGCTTGGGCACGGGGGCTCCGCTTTCCGCTGCCCGTCTCCATGAAGGTGAAGGCCGCAACATCCTAA
- a CDS encoding LLM class flavin-dependent oxidoreductase, whose protein sequence is MAQRQLKLGAFMRPISIHTGAWRYPGAWPDANFNFGHIKTLIQKLEAGKFDAFFMADHLAVLNMPVNALKRSHTVTSFEPFTLLSALSAVTERIGLIATGSTTFDEPYHVARRFASLDHLSGGRAGWNIVTTSNPDAALNFGLDDHMEHAERYKRAREFYDVVTGLWDSFADDAFVRDVESGLFFDPAKMHTLDHHGKYLKVRGPLNIARPVQGWPVIVQAGASEDGKQLAAETAEAVFTGGGSLADGQKLYADIKGRMEKIGRDPEHLKILPGAFVVVGDSVDEAKEKRALLDSRVHYDSAIASLSVILGTDASGFDPDGQLPEIPETNASKSGRQRMVDLARRDKLTVRQLAQRVGGYGGLSFVGTAKTIADQMEEWLVGRGSDGFNIMFPFLPAGLDDFVDKVVPELQRRGIFRKEYEGPTLRENFGLPRPKNRFFEG, encoded by the coding sequence ATGGCACAACGGCAACTCAAGCTTGGCGCGTTCATGCGCCCGATCAGCATTCACACGGGCGCCTGGCGCTATCCCGGGGCCTGGCCCGACGCCAATTTCAATTTCGGCCACATCAAGACCCTGATCCAGAAGCTCGAGGCCGGCAAGTTCGACGCCTTCTTCATGGCCGATCACCTCGCCGTGTTGAACATGCCGGTCAATGCGCTGAAGCGCAGCCACACCGTGACCTCGTTCGAGCCGTTCACGCTGCTGTCGGCGCTCTCCGCGGTCACCGAGCGGATCGGCCTGATCGCGACGGGTTCGACCACCTTTGACGAGCCCTATCACGTCGCGCGCCGCTTTGCCTCGCTCGACCATCTCAGCGGCGGGCGCGCCGGCTGGAATATCGTCACGACGTCGAACCCGGACGCGGCGTTGAATTTCGGCCTCGACGATCACATGGAGCACGCCGAGCGCTACAAGCGCGCCCGCGAGTTCTACGATGTCGTCACGGGCCTGTGGGATTCCTTCGCCGACGATGCCTTCGTGCGCGACGTCGAGAGCGGCCTGTTCTTCGATCCCGCCAAGATGCACACGCTCGACCACCACGGCAAATATCTGAAGGTGCGCGGTCCCCTCAACATCGCCCGCCCCGTGCAGGGCTGGCCCGTGATCGTTCAGGCCGGCGCCTCCGAAGACGGCAAGCAGCTCGCGGCCGAAACGGCGGAAGCTGTCTTCACCGGCGGCGGCAGTCTCGCCGACGGGCAAAAGCTCTACGCCGACATCAAGGGCCGCATGGAGAAGATCGGCCGCGACCCCGAGCATCTCAAGATCCTGCCCGGCGCTTTCGTCGTGGTCGGCGACAGCGTCGATGAGGCCAAGGAAAAGCGCGCCTTGCTCGACAGCCGCGTGCATTACGACAGCGCCATCGCCTCGCTCTCCGTCATCCTCGGCACCGACGCCTCCGGCTTCGATCCGGACGGACAGCTGCCGGAGATTCCGGAGACCAATGCCAGCAAGAGCGGCCGCCAGCGCATGGTCGACCTCGCCAGGCGCGACAAGCTCACCGTGCGCCAGCTCGCCCAGCGCGTCGGCGGCTATGGCGGGCTGTCCTTTGTCGGCACCGCCAAAACCATCGCCGACCAGATGGAGGAATGGCTGGTCGGGCGCGGCTCCGACGGCTTCAACATCATGTTCCCGTTCCTGCCCGCCGGCCTCGACGATTTCGTCGACAAGGTGGTCCCGGAGCTGCAGCGGCGCGGGATTTTCCGGAAAGAGTATGAAGGGCCCACTTTGAGGGAGAATTTCGGCCTGCCCAGGCCGAAAAACCGGTTCTTCGAGGGGTAA
- a CDS encoding NUDIX hydrolase, whose amino-acid sequence MTDIAQVADKAKVHEEKEADHHPYFRPRDAATLILVDRSGAIPKVLVGKRHDKVVFMPGKFVFPGGRVDKADYRVPCAAPITAELEANLAKGSPKTPASRAKSLAIAAIREACEETGLCLGRKTEAKLTKLDGPWKPFADAGLLPDPSSLFLIARAITPPGRVKRFDTRFFTADASAITHRVDGVIHADAELVELVWVELGSKPLADLHPMTRNVLNELDTRLATGPLRHDAPVPFFHFYGGKMQKDILG is encoded by the coding sequence ATGACGGATATTGCGCAAGTCGCGGACAAGGCAAAGGTCCACGAGGAAAAGGAAGCAGACCATCATCCCTATTTCCGCCCCCGGGATGCGGCGACCCTGATCCTGGTCGATCGCAGCGGCGCCATTCCGAAGGTGCTGGTCGGCAAACGCCACGACAAGGTAGTGTTCATGCCCGGGAAATTCGTCTTCCCGGGTGGACGCGTCGACAAGGCCGATTATCGCGTGCCCTGCGCCGCGCCGATCACCGCCGAGCTGGAAGCCAATCTCGCCAAGGGCAGCCCGAAGACGCCGGCCTCGCGCGCGAAGTCGCTGGCGATTGCCGCGATCCGCGAAGCTTGCGAGGAGACCGGTCTCTGCCTCGGCCGCAAGACCGAGGCCAAGCTGACGAAGCTCGACGGTCCCTGGAAGCCATTCGCCGATGCCGGCCTGCTGCCCGATCCCTCCAGCCTGTTCCTGATCGCCCGTGCGATCACCCCGCCCGGCCGCGTCAAGCGCTTCGACACGCGCTTCTTCACCGCGGACGCCTCCGCGATCACCCATCGCGTCGACGGCGTCATCCACGCCGATGCCGAGCTGGTCGAATTGGTCTGGGTCGAGCTCGGCTCGAAGCCGCTGGCGGATCTGCATCCGATGACGCGCAACGTGCTCAACGAGCTCGACACCCGTCTTGCCACCGGCCCGCTCCGCCACGACGCGCCGGTGCCGTTCTTCCATTTCTACGGCGGCAAGATGCAAAAGGATATTTTGGGCTGA